TGGATGTAAATTCTCCTCCCCGATCAGTTCTAAGGACCTTTATTTTCCTTCTATATTGATTTTCAGCAATCGCCTTGAATTTCTTGAATTGCTCAAATGCCTCTCCTTTGGTTTTTAACATGAAAGACCACATAAACCTGCTGTGATCATCAACAATCAGCATAACGTACTTGTTTCCCGCTTGGGTGGCAGGGGATATGGGTCCGCACAGGTCTGCATAAACCTGTTCCAGTGGATTTTGGGCTCTAAAAGTCGTCTGGACAGGAAAACTTTGTCGTGAATGTTTCCCTGCTAAACATGCTTCACACATCTGTGTAGGGTGATCAATAACCGGCACTCCATCCACTAGATTGTTGGTCCCTAGCCGCTTTATTGTATCAAAGTTCACATGACCGAGACGGGCATGCCACAACCATGCTGGATCATCAATCTTGGCACGTAAACAGATTGGTGTCCCAACCTCGAGATTAATTTTATACAACCGATTAGGGGACCTTTGAACCTTCATTAGCAGCGATCCATCTACCTCAAACATATATAAGAAACCATGTTTGATCAAGATTACACAACCCCCTTCTTCAGCTTGCCCAAGACTAAATATGTTAGTCTTTAAGTATGGGATATAAAGTATGTCGGTCAACAAACGTTGTTCACCATTCTTACATGTTAAAAGAATAGATCCTCTTCCTTCTATATCCACACACGAGTTATCCCCAAATCTCACTGTACCACCAATATCCGTATCAAGTTTTGAAAACAGTCCTTTGTTTCCTGTCATGTGGTTTGTTGCTCCAGTATCTAAGTACCACATGTTTTCTCCACCATCATGTGACTCATACTTTGCTGGAAAAACCTTCTTTTTACTATAGATGAATTACTTCCTTCTCGCTTCTTTGATTGGCTACGGACATCAATAGTGCAGGTTTGTCATCATTAGCCACTGGTAGTTCGGTTGATCTAGCTTGAGTCAAATTTGCTTGTTCTCCTTTCTTTCATGTTGGACAATCGGATGAGAAGTGTCCAAATGCATCACATCGAAAACACTGCAGCTTTGATCGATCTTTAGTTAAGTTTTCAGTTATTTGTCTACCAGCAAAAAAGTTTTGTCCGCGGCCTGAACCCCTTCCTCGACTACAAACTGTCCACGACCTCGGCCCCTACCCCGGGTGTCTTGGCCATTCCCTCGACCTCGACCAAAGttgttttcccttttctttcttgaGTCCCATCCTTCATAGGACAACAGAAGTTGGTCATGGCTGTTATTTGTAGTCTTTAGACTGGTTCGTTCTTCGTAAGCTTTTAGCCTACCCACAACTTCCTGGAATTTCACCGTTTTGAGATCAACCAGTTGTTCGATAGTGGCTGCCATATTTAAGAATTTTTCTGGTATGGCAGTTAATATTTTTCTCACCAACGTGGTTTCCTCAATGACGGTTCCAAGTGCAGCTGATTTTGAGGCAATTCCAGAAAGTTTTGCGGCAAAATCATCAATTTTTTCGTTATCTTTCATCCTTGCTGCTTCAAATTCAGCTTTAAGAGTTTGAAGCCTAGCCTCCATTACTCGTTCAACTCCAAGGTGACGGGTCTTGATTGCATCCCAGATTTCCTTTGCATGGGTGCAACTTGCAACTTGAAGAATCAAGTCTTCAGGTAAAGACTGATACAGATAAGCGATTGCAGCATTATCCTTTTTCTGATCGACATCAGTTCCAGGTTCAATTGATTCCCAGATTCCATGTGCTTTAAAAATCGCTTTGATTCTAAGCGACCAGATGGGATAATTGGTCGCAGTTAGGATAGGGCACTGGAACGTAAGATGACTGGTATCCTTGATTGCATCCGCGGTATTGATAATATCTCCCATGAATCTGGTCTTCGATCGACGCTCGTATTTTTCTGTCTTAGAATCTGGTGATTGATCTAGTCCTTTTGATCAACAACACGATCCCTTTtgtaacctggctctgataccaattgaagaaatttggtaccagattatgaagacagaatagtaaaatttaagaataagaacttattggaaatccttctccaattatagaaaaactcttattacaatctccttATTACATCCCTATTTATAGTTGATTAATCCTTATCTATTAAGTTAATCAAGTCTAGTCTAGAATAATCTAGGATAACCAAGTCTAGAATCATCTAGGATAGTCAAGTCTAGAATAAAGTAGAAAAGTCAAGGAAGAAGCAAAATTGAAAACAATGACGGCTAGCCCACTTGTTATCCGTTCACATGTTCCACCTCCTCAAATCCATTTGAgatataatttcacaaaataaACCTCTAACTTATTACTTTATGTCAAGATTGATCCAACAACATCTTCTAGTTTAGATGCATTTTCTGACATTTAAATGCTAACAGCATCCCAATAAGAACTTCTAACAAAGCGTTTTGTTTGTATAAATTGTGTAAGAGCCTTTAAAAATAAGTTTTAGTTCCATTGATAAAAAAAAACTTTCCATCTATATAAAATTGTTAAAAAGTACAAAATTAACAATGAAAGAGGATGTAAAGCTTAAGACATTCAAGGTCTTTAATTTCATTGTCTCATCTTACATCTTATCTTATCTTATCTTATCTTATTATCAATGGAACTAAAACTTTTTAAAATATCCCTTACACCAATTTTACAAAATAGTTTTTTTAAAAACGTATGGTTGCGGTTGCttaaaaagaagaaaataaaaacagTTAACAAATCATATTAACAAACCAGCACAGGTTCTGGCTCCCTCAACATCACACTGAAATCGTTCTTCAATTGCTTATTTGTCAATTTAGGACTTCCATTATGCATCATTGCAACAAATTCATTGTAATCTATACGCCCATCCTGCAAGTAtataaaaaattcgaaaaaatttaGAACAGAAAAGAATTCAAAGGTAACAATTTCAACTCATGTACTTATAAATGGGTCGATTCAAGTTATATATATTCTCTAACCAAGTTTTACCCATTTTGCCACTTCTGATACAAATCTCAATCTTTTTAGATAATATGAATGCGTATTCGGATTAATAATGGAATATATTGGTAATAATTAATTATCTTACATTATTCTGGTCAGCTTCTTTAATAATTTCTTCTAACTGAACATCATCAACTCCAAATTCTTTGCAGGCTTGTTGAAGTTCATCAAGCGTGATATAACCACTGCCATCTTTATCAAAATACGAAAATGCAGCAAACAAACGGTCTTCCCtatcaacttgattcacatgcaacGTTGCAGCTACAAATTCTTCATAGTCGATCGTACCATTATTATCAATATCCGCCTGCACTTTCAAAtgaaacaattaaaaaaaaaaatgatatgcaCAACAAATAAAAGGTCTATTAGTAAAACTTACAGATTGCATTAGATTGTAAATTTCACATTCTTTGAGATTAGAACCAAATTTTTTGAGTCCAGCTTTTAGTTCTTCAAAAGTAATATAACCACTATTGTCTGTATCTATTATCTTGAACATTTGTTTTAATCCTGCTAATTCTTCCTCTGATAGTTTTGATGCGATTACCTGCGAAAAATATGAGATGGGTAAGGGTAAAGTTGACATTTTGCACTTAAATTTTAATGTTATCAGCATATTTTCTAGAGAACTTACCCTTAGAGCCATTTTCTTGAGCTTGTTCATGGCAGAAAACTGAGTTAACCGGGTCAACACTGCGGAATCAAGAGGTTTATCGGGAGCAACACCATCTTCACTAATCCAAGGATGGCCTACAGCAGTTAGAGCAAGAGTTAAAATTAGACATAATTACACGAATAGTCCCCGTGGTTTTTTTGCACTGCTAGTCCTTATGGTTTGCAATTTTTGTGTGGATAATCCCTCCGTCAAAAAACTCGTTAAATTTCTCCGTTAAGTTATAATCATGTAACTAAAAATCATATAACGCATAGTAAAATATACTAAGTGGAACAAATTAGACTTACAGAGAACTTCATGAGCCGTTATACGCCTTTTAGGGTGTCTAGTCAGCATTCTCCTAACCAAATCTTTAGCACTTTCCGAAATACTAGGCCATGGATCAGATGAAAAGTCAAGCTTACCCCTCAAAACCTCTTCGAATATTTCATTCTCAGATTCTGTATTCAAATAATAAAAAACGGTACATGATGATGACCCACAACTAACTATAGAGACTTTGAGTTaccatattttttattttattggcCTTACCTCCCCAAAATGGTGGGACCCCACAAAGAAGAATGTAAAGGATCACACCCGCGCTCCATAAATCGGCTTGTGGACCGTAATTTTTAAGCAAAACTTCCGGTGCAACATAGTAAGGACTTCCAACCACGTCGATAAAAGTTTCACCTGCAATTTAGACCAATATTGATTAACTCAAATGTCAATAAAAATTCTACTTATGGAACTAGTAATAGTTTCATTTATAGATAGATTTTATGTGAACCAATATAACCATATTAATGAGAGATCAATGTCTAACTCTACCCAAACTTGAATTGTATGTATCCAACTATCAGTTGCAGCTATTTATATGTGCGAAGTGTACAGCCGAACAGGGCCAAAATTTTGAAAGGGTCAAAATTTTGAAAAACCTATATAATAATCCGTTCAATTATATGTTTTGCCACACATCAAATCAAGAAAATTAATTTATCAAACAATTACATCGTACAAGAATCTATTTTTTCTATTGGTAACTTATCTAATATTATTACGGGGTATTTTTTATGTGTTTTAAAAAATTTAACGTTTATAAGGGTTCATTTTCTATGTCTCGAACAGAGACCATCAAATTAATGAGACAGGccctgaaaatatatatataatctaaaagATACCTGGTTTGAAGAAAACGGATAGTCCAAAATCTATAGCTTTAAGAGGTGAATCTTCATGATCATCTACAAATAGAAAATTCTCAGGTTTAAGATCACGATGCATAACTCCTAATGAATGACAAGCTTCAATCACACCAACAATCGTTCTAACCAAATCGGCCGCCTTTCTTTCAGAAAAATGTCCTTTTTTAGTAATTCTATCAAAAAGTTCACCTCCAGCACAAAGTTCCATAACCAAATGAACCGCCACCGAATCCTCATACGCACCTTGAATCGAAACCACGTTCGGGTTCCCAGACAAATGATGCATAATTTCGATTTCTCGTCTAACATCTTCCACATCATCGTCTGTAATCAACTTCCTTTTAGCGATTGATTTGCAAGCAAACATTTTCCCTGTAGTTTTTTCTACACAAAGAAACGTTGTACCAAATTGACCATGTCCTAATTTTGGACCCAAATTGTAATACTCTTTCAAATGACCCGTTTTCGTTTTCAACACCCTGTCAGCTTGTAACCCTGCACTCAACATTCTCTTCACATTATGCGCCTTTTTAACGCTTGACGATTTACTTTGTTGCTTCACAATCACAACCTTTTCAGGTTCTTTAACATCTTCTTGCTTCGTTTCGGGGATAGAAACTAAGGGCTGATCAGATGGTTTAGTCTCATTTTTCAGTATGATCACTAACTTTGGAGGTGTCTTTTGAACAGACACAGGAACAGAAAGTTTAGGATCTTTTTCAACTGAAGGTGATTCTTTACTAAATTCGGCGTTTTTGTAGTTGATCATATCGGGTGATCGAGACCACCAATATGGATATGACATTGATTGAAACAATCCATCTTTTGAGTAACATGATCCTACACATACATTTCCCATCTATCTATATTCAATCCAATTCTACACACAAAATAAAAGTTCAAAGTATGTATAACTGTTTACAGTTCATtcgaacatataatcaaacagttgGTGTGCAACAAGTATTAAAACAGCAATTGAACAAAGGTGGGCAGGGCAGACACAATACTCAATATAACAATCTTTAAGAATGAAAGGGAATTGGAATGTGGGATTGaaggaaagaaagaaaagattGGTGGGTATAAATGGAAAATATTGAAGTAAATAAGTAAGGGTGTACCAGGTCTGACTAAAAAATCTTCGGAAAAATTGGGACTTTTTCTCTAGGGGGATTTGAAAGTTTCTACATTTACATACGTACATTGTTTATATATATGTGCTTACTATGTATATAGTCCGATGAAATAGGGATGGTGGGTGACGAGTGAGGTTGAAGATATTGACGATGGAAAGTGACAGGTATGGGAATGAAGGTTTTTTATTTCCTCTTAGAGCGCTCCTGATGGAGAAGTTCCTCCATCTAAgtcctcagcgccacatcagcacttcctttccacttccttcccaggactaaacacagaactaaacactcccaaccatgacactcTTTCCTcaatatttttaattactttttacttttttctaAAATCAAATATAAATTACTCAGCACTTACTTCCTATCACTTATCAAGTTATCAACCACTAAATTGCTATCATCCATGACGTACACATCAGTTCCCACGTCTATTTTTTATATTaaacttttatattattaacttatatataacaaaaaattctaaaaataaacattttactaataaaaatatattacagatTCCTAAAAATACAATaggaaaaaaaaacattacaaagtcctagaaaataaaaataaaacattacaaagtccaaaaaaaataaaaataaaacattacaaagtcctaaaaaataaaaataaaacattacaaagtcttaaaataaaaaaaaataaaaaaaacgatTACAAAGTCCTACAAAAACAAGTTCAATACGACATGATTGTGTCGTCACTCACGTAACCCTCATTGCTACTGTTGTCGAGTGTTGAATTTTCGGGTCCAAATACCAATACAATACAACTCGATTCGGTtgcattttgaaatgtcccgttcttattgattaaaaacgttccatattaattgatttcgttgcgaggttttgacctctatatgagtcatttttcaaagactgcattcatttttaaaacaaaccataacctttatttcataaataaaggtttaaaaagctttacgtagattatcaaataatgataatctaaaatatcatgtttacacacgaccattacataatggtttacaatacaaatatgttacatcgaaatcagtttcttgaatgcagtttttacacaatatcatacaaacatggactccaaatcttgtccttattttagtatgcaacagtgaaagctcttagtattcacctgagaataaacatgttttaaacgtcaacaaaaatgtt
The window above is part of the Rutidosis leptorrhynchoides isolate AG116_Rl617_1_P2 chromosome 1, CSIRO_AGI_Rlap_v1, whole genome shotgun sequence genome. Proteins encoded here:
- the LOC139866106 gene encoding calcium-dependent protein kinase 26-like codes for the protein MGNVCVGSCYSKDGLFQSMSYPYWWSRSPDMINYKNAEFSKESPSVEKDPKLSVPVSVQKTPPKLVIILKNETKPSDQPLVSIPETKQEDVKEPEKVVIVKQQSKSSSVKKAHNVKRMLSAGLQADRVLKTKTGHLKEYYNLGPKLGHGQFGTTFLCVEKTTGKMFACKSIAKRKLITDDDVEDVRREIEIMHHLSGNPNVVSIQGAYEDSVAVHLVMELCAGGELFDRITKKGHFSERKAADLVRTIVGVIEACHSLGVMHRDLKPENFLFVDDHEDSPLKAIDFGLSVFFKPGETFIDVVGSPYYVAPEVLLKNYGPQADLWSAGVILYILLCGVPPFWGESENEIFEEVLRGKLDFSSDPWPSISESAKDLVRRMLTRHPKRRITAHEVLCHPWISEDGVAPDKPLDSAVLTRLTQFSAMNKLKKMALRVIASKLSEEELAGLKQMFKIIDTDNSGYITFEELKAGLKKFGSNLKECEIYNLMQSADIDNNGTIDYEEFVAATLHVNQVDREDRLFAAFSYFDKDGSGYITLDELQQACKEFGVDDVQLEEIIKEADQNNDGRIDYNEFVAMMHNGSPKLTNKQLKNDFSVMLREPEPVLVC